The following proteins are encoded in a genomic region of Sander lucioperca isolate FBNREF2018 chromosome 23, SLUC_FBN_1.2, whole genome shotgun sequence:
- the LOC116045256 gene encoding uncharacterized protein LOC116045256 isoform X1 produces the protein MGNCCCRPESPCGSAEERSGLLKDDPKATVSTGETLVVGNCGPEKDDDIRKVPEEASIKVEEAVQVKQSPEVAEMEPNNVQENGPLQNEVLQTATPSSSKKSKLKENSTRAQDKDVNDRPTFSGQAEPPQCTSKEHTTAVWEAFRNEASEEENPASARGKIPDSSSLTAGAVCPENHTETNTTREHNTLDTTHDNDEEAGSKVTIENAVAVPSGESSQKNKVLSVPNTPLTAAACQVSSISGVSQENGKESPSCAVTEDSEKGSSSVCKEAGPEVVQIHDVCESSPESEPAGLDHCGEERDSADCVREPEPTAPADASQSSKSDQDAQPDFGCTATSSKEVTSLENIEQVIGEEMMPKGQEKDRDVPNAKDDDEIRKEAEKAPMEAEALAGKDSEIQEVTGKKEQLARSTSTDVKADEIPVTEKEDSVEDGLGSSEEDLYRGAEELSASPETTLVKVEDRCSLAPAVDILFYSEREWKGNTAKSVLIRKGYKEMSQRFGSVRRVRGDNYCALRATLFQVLSHSTQLPAWLQEDNNMLLKQLEAQEGLISQWTFRGECLQGDGTGDATVQLKGYMELLRNTWQAAVDCSSAVERQQLCERVFQGGEEELGLLEALKLLMLGRAVELHSCMLGGRDIPLFCWLLFARDSSDCPRSFLSNHLSHVGLSAGLEQVEMFLLGYALQCTIQVYRLYKADTEEFITYFPDDHKDDWPSVCLVTEDDRHYNVPVVEAAEELHKQLNSS, from the exons GAAAGTGCCTGAAGAGGCCAGTATAAAGGTGGAGGAGGCTGTGCAGGTGAAGCAGAGTCCTGAGGTTGCAGAGATGGAGCCTAATAACGTTCAAGAGAATGGGCCCTTGCAGAATGAGGTCTTACAAACGGCAACGCCTTCTTCCAGCAAAAAGTCTAAACTCAAAGAAAACTCCACCAGAGCACAAGATAAAGATGTGAATGACCGTCCTACGTTCAGTGGACAAGCTGAGCCCCCGCAGTGCACTTCGAAAGAACACACCACAGCTGTTTGGGAGGCTTTTAGAAATGAGGCGTCAGAAGAAGAAAACCCAGCCTCAGCGCGGGGCAAAATCCCTGACAGCAGCTCTCTAACAGCAGGGGCTGTTTGCCCTGAAAACCATACTGAGACAAACACAACAAGAGAGCACAATACGTTGGACACTACTCATGATAACGATGAAGAAGCGGGCTCCAAAGTCACTATTGAAAACGCTGTAGCCGTGCCATCAGGGGAGTCTTCTCAAAAGAACAAAGTGTTATCTGTGCCAAATACTCCGCTCACTGCAGCAGCTTGTCAGGTGTCGTCCATCTCTGGGGTCAGTCAGGAGAACGGCAAAGAGTCTCCGAGCTG TGCTGTGACAGAGGATTCAGAGAAAGGGAGTTCTTCAGTGTGCAAGGAGGCCGGTCCTGAAGTCGTACAAATTCATGATGTCTGTGAGTCTTCTCCTGAATCAGAGCCCGCGGGACTCGACCACTGTGGTGAGGAACGAGACTCCGCCGACTGTGTCAGGGAGCCAGAACCCACAGCCCCGGCAGACGCCAGCCAGAG CTCAAAGTCTGATCAGGATGCACAGCCAGATTTTGGTTGTACAGCTACGAGCTCAAAGGAGGTCACTTCCTTGGAGAACATCGAACAGGTTATTGGAGAGGAAATGATGCCTAAAGGACAGGAGAAAGATAGAGATGTTCCCAACGCGAAGGACGACGATGAGATTAGGAAGGAGGCGGAGAAGGCTCCCATGGAGGCCGAGGCTCTGGCTGGGAAAGATTCTGAGATTCAGGAGGTAACTGGAAAAAAGGAGCAGCTGGCAAGGAGCACATCCACCGATGTAAAGGCTGATGAGATACCTGTCACAGAGAAGGAAGACTCTGTTGAAGATGGCCTGGGGAGCAG TGAAGAAGACCTGTACAGAGGAGCTGAGGAGCTGTCAGCGTCACCAGAAACTACGC TTGTAAAGGTGGAGGACAGATGCAGTTTGGCCCCGGCGGTGGATATTCTGTTttacagtgagagagagtggaaaGGAAATACTGCCAAAAGTGTTCTCATTAGAAAG GGTTATAAAGAGATGTCCCAGAGGTTTGGCAGCGTGAGGAGAGTCAGGGGGGACAACTACTGTGCCCTCAGAGCCACGCTGTTCCAGGTGCTCTCCCACAGCACCCAGCTGCCTGCATGGCTGCAGGAGGACAATAATATG CTTCTGAAGCAACTTGAGGCTCAGGAAGGTCTGATAAGTCAGTGGACATTTCGTGGAGAATGCCTGCAGGGAGATGGGACAGGAGATGCCACCGTGCAGCTGAAAGGCTACATGGAGCTTCTTCGAAATACG TGGCAGGCAGCAGTGGACTGCTCCTCCGCTGTGGAGCGGCAGCAGCTTTGCGAGCGAGTGTTTcagggaggagaagaggagctGGGGCTGCTGGAGGCGCTCAAGCTGCTGATGCTGGGCAGAGCGGTGGAGCTGCACAGCTGCATGCTGGGCGGCAGAGACATCCCGCTCTTCTGCTGGCTGCTGTTTGCTCGGGACTCATCTGACTGCCCGCGCTCCTTCCTCTCCAACCACCTCAGCCACGTGGGCCTCAGCGCCGGGCTGGAGCAG GTGGAGATGTTTCTGCTGGGCTACGCCTTGCAGTGCACCATTCAAGTTTACAGACTGTACAAGGCTGACACAGAGGAGTTTATCACCTACTTCCCAGACGACCATAAGGACGACTGGCCATCCGTGTGCCTCGTCACAGAGGATGACCGCCACTACAATGTGCCAGTTGTAGAAGCTGCAGAAGAACTACACAAGCAGCTCAACTCGAGTTGA
- the LOC116045256 gene encoding ubiquitin thioesterase otulin isoform X2 → MGNCCCRPESPCGSAEERSGLLKDDPKATVSTGETLVVGNCGPEKDDDIRKVPEEASIKVEEAVQVKQSPEVAEMEPNNVQENGPLQNEVLQTATPSSSKKSKLKENSTRAQDKDVNDRPTFSGQAEPPQCTSKEHTTAVWEAFRNEASEEENPASARGKIPDSSSLTAGAVCPENHTETNTTREHNTLDTTHDNDEEAGSKVTIENAVAVPSGESSQKNKVLSVPNTPLTAAACQVSSISGVSQENGKESPSCAVTEDSEKGSSSVCKEAGPEVVQIHDVCESSPESEPAGLDHCGEERDSADCVREPEPTAPADASQSEEDLYRGAEELSASPETTLVKVEDRCSLAPAVDILFYSEREWKGNTAKSVLIRKGYKEMSQRFGSVRRVRGDNYCALRATLFQVLSHSTQLPAWLQEDNNMLLKQLEAQEGLISQWTFRGECLQGDGTGDATVQLKGYMELLRNTWQAAVDCSSAVERQQLCERVFQGGEEELGLLEALKLLMLGRAVELHSCMLGGRDIPLFCWLLFARDSSDCPRSFLSNHLSHVGLSAGLEQVEMFLLGYALQCTIQVYRLYKADTEEFITYFPDDHKDDWPSVCLVTEDDRHYNVPVVEAAEELHKQLNSS, encoded by the exons GAAAGTGCCTGAAGAGGCCAGTATAAAGGTGGAGGAGGCTGTGCAGGTGAAGCAGAGTCCTGAGGTTGCAGAGATGGAGCCTAATAACGTTCAAGAGAATGGGCCCTTGCAGAATGAGGTCTTACAAACGGCAACGCCTTCTTCCAGCAAAAAGTCTAAACTCAAAGAAAACTCCACCAGAGCACAAGATAAAGATGTGAATGACCGTCCTACGTTCAGTGGACAAGCTGAGCCCCCGCAGTGCACTTCGAAAGAACACACCACAGCTGTTTGGGAGGCTTTTAGAAATGAGGCGTCAGAAGAAGAAAACCCAGCCTCAGCGCGGGGCAAAATCCCTGACAGCAGCTCTCTAACAGCAGGGGCTGTTTGCCCTGAAAACCATACTGAGACAAACACAACAAGAGAGCACAATACGTTGGACACTACTCATGATAACGATGAAGAAGCGGGCTCCAAAGTCACTATTGAAAACGCTGTAGCCGTGCCATCAGGGGAGTCTTCTCAAAAGAACAAAGTGTTATCTGTGCCAAATACTCCGCTCACTGCAGCAGCTTGTCAGGTGTCGTCCATCTCTGGGGTCAGTCAGGAGAACGGCAAAGAGTCTCCGAGCTG TGCTGTGACAGAGGATTCAGAGAAAGGGAGTTCTTCAGTGTGCAAGGAGGCCGGTCCTGAAGTCGTACAAATTCATGATGTCTGTGAGTCTTCTCCTGAATCAGAGCCCGCGGGACTCGACCACTGTGGTGAGGAACGAGACTCCGCCGACTGTGTCAGGGAGCCAGAACCCACAGCCCCGGCAGACGCCAGCCAGAG TGAAGAAGACCTGTACAGAGGAGCTGAGGAGCTGTCAGCGTCACCAGAAACTACGC TTGTAAAGGTGGAGGACAGATGCAGTTTGGCCCCGGCGGTGGATATTCTGTTttacagtgagagagagtggaaaGGAAATACTGCCAAAAGTGTTCTCATTAGAAAG GGTTATAAAGAGATGTCCCAGAGGTTTGGCAGCGTGAGGAGAGTCAGGGGGGACAACTACTGTGCCCTCAGAGCCACGCTGTTCCAGGTGCTCTCCCACAGCACCCAGCTGCCTGCATGGCTGCAGGAGGACAATAATATG CTTCTGAAGCAACTTGAGGCTCAGGAAGGTCTGATAAGTCAGTGGACATTTCGTGGAGAATGCCTGCAGGGAGATGGGACAGGAGATGCCACCGTGCAGCTGAAAGGCTACATGGAGCTTCTTCGAAATACG TGGCAGGCAGCAGTGGACTGCTCCTCCGCTGTGGAGCGGCAGCAGCTTTGCGAGCGAGTGTTTcagggaggagaagaggagctGGGGCTGCTGGAGGCGCTCAAGCTGCTGATGCTGGGCAGAGCGGTGGAGCTGCACAGCTGCATGCTGGGCGGCAGAGACATCCCGCTCTTCTGCTGGCTGCTGTTTGCTCGGGACTCATCTGACTGCCCGCGCTCCTTCCTCTCCAACCACCTCAGCCACGTGGGCCTCAGCGCCGGGCTGGAGCAG GTGGAGATGTTTCTGCTGGGCTACGCCTTGCAGTGCACCATTCAAGTTTACAGACTGTACAAGGCTGACACAGAGGAGTTTATCACCTACTTCCCAGACGACCATAAGGACGACTGGCCATCCGTGTGCCTCGTCACAGAGGATGACCGCCACTACAATGTGCCAGTTGTAGAAGCTGCAGAAGAACTACACAAGCAGCTCAACTCGAGTTGA